One stretch of Halobaculum marinum DNA includes these proteins:
- a CDS encoding DUF2298 domain-containing protein, with amino-acid sequence MEYGLVVRWLVALLALGAVGVPLAARLFPRSATRGVGFALPVSALTVAVVAFWAGRVTFGPLVLALALLVLVALAALALLDRDALRAGEVALDEDAVAGLPDRTVAAETAAVFVLGFCLVVLIRAFDPGVDPSAGEKFLDYGILKSLLRASALPPEDMWFAGEPVRYYYGGHLLAALWSMLTATPARFGYNLALAGVFGMLVAAVYDLAGSVAASRDRSRRIAGALAAFLVGVAANLYTAGWVLLRTLPPGPRATVASLFGLDAQEVVTREFSYWTASRVIPGTINEFPLFAWLNGDLHAHMTMTPFLLLGAALAFALYRTPETETRRRRLLLFGVIPVVGGFQAVLDTWSFPSVFGLAWLAVAAAPAAPRTLLPAALSARVDALVDGVSDADTETATDGGGGGSAGARLLADEVARPVVAAALVAGAGVLAVVVASPFLLGAVTGSGSERTLALLTVEMRSSLGRLALVHGAFLATFVVGLLAAVGRERPLAVLAGLAALTLAGLVVGVPALGPFGFLLLAGWVALRTDRAGFETVLIVGGAGLVLLVEVVFLNEQAGPGRMNTVFKTYAQVWPLWAAAAGVVLAGMLRVVPRPDASVLWPGEGTRDVLASVFVAGLLVTTGMYAAFALPAHVNEGYPEEPTLDATDFVAVYHPSEERPIDWLDAREGQPTLLSAPATGVYPGADNRYGHSPTMYRWEASPAASLTGLPTVAGWHHEVGYRGPDAYFARVRAVDDAYTSEAAAVEVFREHDVQYVWVGPAERTRYQQFGMIDFGEIPGVEEVEDASTQTVTVYRVTESELPEAGSLDASA; translated from the coding sequence ATGGAGTACGGTCTCGTCGTCCGCTGGCTGGTCGCGCTGCTCGCGCTCGGGGCCGTCGGCGTCCCGCTGGCCGCCCGCCTGTTCCCCCGCTCGGCGACGCGCGGTGTCGGCTTCGCGCTCCCCGTGTCCGCGCTGACGGTCGCCGTCGTCGCCTTCTGGGCTGGTCGCGTCACGTTCGGCCCGCTCGTGCTCGCGCTCGCCCTCCTCGTGCTCGTCGCGCTCGCGGCGCTGGCTCTCCTCGACCGCGACGCCCTCCGCGCCGGCGAAGTCGCCCTCGACGAGGACGCCGTCGCCGGGCTCCCCGACCGAACCGTCGCCGCCGAGACGGCGGCGGTGTTCGTCCTCGGGTTCTGTCTCGTCGTGCTGATCCGGGCGTTCGACCCCGGCGTCGACCCCAGCGCCGGCGAGAAGTTCCTCGACTACGGCATCCTCAAGTCGCTGCTGCGGGCGAGTGCGCTCCCGCCGGAGGACATGTGGTTCGCCGGCGAACCCGTCCGCTACTACTACGGCGGCCACCTGCTCGCGGCGCTGTGGTCGATGCTGACCGCTACCCCGGCGCGCTTCGGCTACAACCTCGCGCTGGCAGGCGTGTTCGGGATGCTCGTCGCCGCCGTCTACGATCTGGCGGGGTCGGTCGCCGCCAGCCGTGATCGCTCGCGCCGCATCGCTGGCGCGCTCGCGGCGTTCCTCGTCGGCGTCGCGGCGAACCTCTACACCGCCGGCTGGGTGCTCCTCCGGACGCTCCCGCCGGGCCCGCGAGCAACGGTCGCCAGCCTGTTCGGCCTCGACGCACAGGAGGTGGTCACCCGCGAGTTCTCCTACTGGACCGCCAGCCGCGTCATCCCGGGAACCATCAACGAGTTCCCGCTGTTCGCGTGGCTCAACGGCGACCTCCACGCCCACATGACGATGACGCCGTTCCTCCTGCTGGGGGCGGCGCTCGCGTTCGCCCTCTACCGCACGCCCGAGACGGAAACGCGCCGCCGGCGACTCCTCCTGTTCGGCGTGATCCCGGTCGTGGGCGGCTTCCAAGCGGTGCTCGACACGTGGAGTTTCCCGAGCGTGTTCGGCCTCGCGTGGCTCGCGGTCGCCGCCGCACCCGCCGCACCGCGGACCCTCTTGCCGGCGGCGCTGTCGGCCCGCGTGGACGCCCTCGTGGACGGCGTGTCCGACGCCGACACCGAGACGGCGACCGACGGTGGCGGGGGCGGGAGCGCCGGTGCCCGCCTGCTCGCCGACGAGGTGGCTCGCCCGGTCGTCGCCGCGGCGCTCGTCGCGGGCGCGGGCGTGCTCGCGGTGGTCGTCGCGTCGCCGTTCCTGCTGGGCGCGGTGACCGGCAGCGGGAGCGAACGGACGCTGGCGCTGCTCACCGTCGAGATGCGGTCGTCGCTTGGCAGGTTGGCGCTCGTCCACGGCGCGTTCCTCGCGACGTTCGTCGTCGGCCTGCTCGCGGCCGTCGGGCGGGAGCGACCGCTCGCCGTGCTGGCGGGCCTCGCGGCGCTGACGCTCGCAGGCCTCGTCGTCGGCGTGCCCGCGCTCGGACCGTTCGGCTTCCTGCTCCTCGCGGGGTGGGTCGCGCTGCGGACCGACCGCGCGGGCTTCGAGACGGTGCTGATCGTCGGCGGGGCCGGACTGGTGTTGCTCGTCGAGGTGGTGTTCCTGAACGAGCAGGCCGGCCCGGGCCGGATGAACACCGTGTTCAAGACGTACGCGCAGGTGTGGCCGCTGTGGGCCGCCGCCGCCGGCGTCGTGCTCGCGGGGATGCTCCGCGTGGTGCCCCGCCCCGACGCATCCGTGCTGTGGCCGGGCGAGGGGACCCGCGACGTGCTGGCGTCGGTGTTCGTCGCCGGCCTGCTCGTCACGACGGGGATGTACGCCGCGTTCGCGCTCCCGGCGCACGTGAACGAGGGGTACCCCGAGGAGCCGACGCTGGACGCGACCGACTTCGTCGCGGTGTACCATCCGAGCGAGGAGCGTCCGATCGACTGGCTCGACGCCCGCGAGGGCCAGCCGACGCTGCTGTCGGCGCCCGCGACCGGCGTCTACCCCGGCGCCGACAACCGTTACGGACACTCGCCGACGATGTACCGCTGGGAGGCCAGCCCCGCGGCGAGTCTCACCGGGCTACCGACGGTCGCCGGCTGGCACCACGAAGTCGGCTACCGCGGGCCCGACGCCTACTTCGCCCGCGTCCGCGCCGTCGACGACGCCTACACCTCCGAGGCCGCCGCCGTCGAGGTGTTCCGCGAGCACGACGTGCAGTACGTGTGGGTCGGCCCCGCCGAGCGCACGCGCTACCAGCAGTTCGGCATGATCGACTTCGGCGAGATCCCGGGGGTGGAGGAGGTCGAGGACGCCTCAACGCAGACGGTGACGGTGTACCGGGTGACGGAGTCGGAGTTACCCGAAGCGGGTTCGCTCGACGCTAGCGCCTGA
- a CDS encoding HAH_0734 family protein: MKKLIVHGDPGLRKDGVINYDGQELRVFSVQRQGEYHGPEEPQLWCTIGTDDERDAFEKKEYVPHWLDVDTIDAEALDIVKKGGDLTV; the protein is encoded by the coding sequence ATGAAGAAGCTCATCGTTCACGGCGACCCCGGCCTGCGCAAGGACGGCGTCATCAACTACGACGGGCAGGAGCTGCGCGTCTTCTCCGTCCAGCGCCAAGGCGAGTACCACGGCCCCGAGGAGCCGCAGTTGTGGTGCACCATCGGCACCGACGACGAGCGCGACGCGTTCGAGAAGAAGGAGTACGTCCCCCACTGGCTCGACGTCGACACCATCGACGCCGAGGCGCTCGACATCGTGAAGAAGGGCGGCGACCTCACGGTCTAA
- a CDS encoding YybH family protein, with the protein MSTKRVAAEDDVRAASDRFYGALEAMANGDASSMADIWSHEDDVTTMHPIGGREEGWEAVKASWDGVAAASTDGTVTRTNQVVRVVGDAAYELCEESASMTFAGDPVAIENRATNVYRKEGDEWKIVHHHADHDAEFAELVANMGA; encoded by the coding sequence ATGTCTACAAAGCGCGTAGCGGCTGAAGACGACGTCCGAGCGGCATCCGACCGATTCTACGGTGCACTGGAGGCGATGGCGAACGGCGACGCCAGTTCAATGGCGGACATCTGGTCCCACGAGGACGACGTGACGACCATGCACCCGATCGGGGGCCGCGAGGAGGGCTGGGAGGCCGTCAAAGCGTCGTGGGACGGCGTGGCGGCGGCGAGCACGGACGGCACGGTCACCCGGACGAACCAGGTCGTCCGAGTCGTCGGTGACGCCGCGTACGAACTGTGCGAGGAGTCGGCGTCGATGACCTTCGCGGGCGACCCGGTCGCTATCGAGAACCGCGCGACCAACGTCTACCGGAAAGAGGGCGACGAGTGGAAAATCGTCCACCACCACGCCGACCACGACGCCGAGTTCGCCGAGCTGGTGGCGAACATGGGTGCGTGA